From Brevibacillus marinus, a single genomic window includes:
- a CDS encoding sugar ABC transporter substrate-binding protein — protein MKKYVALFLVILLIALTGCTNEQGQPANSAQQNTQVEQSGSTTNPAANQASGSGSGTAQTAGSTAASSEVPEKLKKPVKIALVMQLTAGSFYTTQIKGVQEQVKAFGGEVKIYDSQNDLAKMAANIELAVNEKVDGILISHGRADALEPSVRRALAANIPVVAFDSDLNIPGVTVLDQDDYLLAWKALRKIGEDLRGEGQIATIWVAGYAPMEKRQVIIEAAQKRFPNIKEIARFGNATNNTALDTQAQVEALLTKYPNPGEIDAIFGTWNEFTRGALKALEQKGRTDIKVYGIDLTDEDLPLMQKEGSPWVAAAATDPSEVGRVQVRLLYQKIGGEDVSDVVFMEPVLVKKEDLPKEPIKLDDLSKYVPGWGKTNIGWVPWMEQLGKGAAQ, from the coding sequence ATGAAAAAGTACGTGGCTTTATTCCTTGTCATTCTCCTGATTGCTTTGACCGGCTGCACGAACGAACAAGGGCAACCAGCCAATTCCGCGCAGCAAAACACGCAGGTGGAGCAGAGCGGCAGCACAACCAATCCGGCGGCAAATCAAGCAAGCGGAAGCGGCTCAGGCACCGCCCAGACCGCCGGCAGTACGGCTGCTAGCAGCGAAGTGCCGGAAAAGCTGAAAAAGCCGGTAAAAATTGCACTCGTGATGCAGCTGACGGCTGGTTCCTTTTATACCACCCAGATAAAAGGGGTGCAGGAACAAGTTAAAGCCTTCGGCGGAGAAGTGAAAATTTACGATTCGCAAAACGATTTGGCGAAAATGGCGGCCAACATTGAATTGGCGGTCAATGAAAAGGTTGACGGCATTTTGATCAGCCACGGCCGGGCCGACGCCCTGGAACCAAGCGTAAGACGGGCATTGGCGGCCAATATACCGGTGGTTGCGTTTGACAGTGACTTGAATATTCCGGGCGTTACGGTATTGGATCAGGACGATTACCTGCTGGCCTGGAAAGCATTGCGAAAGATCGGTGAAGATCTGCGCGGCGAAGGGCAAATCGCGACGATTTGGGTAGCCGGTTACGCGCCGATGGAAAAACGTCAGGTGATTATCGAGGCGGCGCAAAAGCGTTTCCCCAACATTAAAGAAATTGCCCGCTTTGGCAATGCCACCAATAACACCGCTTTGGATACGCAGGCGCAAGTCGAAGCGCTGTTGACCAAGTACCCGAATCCGGGAGAGATCGACGCGATCTTCGGCACGTGGAACGAATTTACGCGCGGCGCGCTCAAAGCGTTGGAGCAAAAGGGCCGGACAGATATTAAAGTGTACGGAATCGATTTGACCGACGAAGACCTTCCCTTGATGCAAAAAGAAGGAAGCCCCTGGGTGGCGGCGGCCGCTACCGATCCGTCGGAAGTGGGAAGAGTGCAAGTCCGATTGTTGTACCAAAAAATCGGCGGCGAAGATGTGTCGGATGTCGTGTTCATGGAACCGGTTTTGGTGAAAAAAGAAGACTTGCCTAAGGAACCGATTAAATTGGATGATTTGAGCAAGTATGTTCCGGGCTGGGGGAAAACCAATATCGGTTGGGTACCCTGGATGGAACAATTGGGGAAAGGTGCGGCCCAATGA
- a CDS encoding ABC transporter permease — protein MQQVSSRAVKTAGFSLPYFFSRYGALLTIAVVVLIFSIINDNFFSYRNLSDILRSVSITAFLALGVTVSLVVDGLDLSVGSTTSLATIAAASALVIHRQELLVTLLVPLLLGILIGLLNAFLIIKIKLPDLLATLAVMYIVNGIQLTYTKGYSIYEGMPDVIGVGEVSGRFIPSFLFIGQGDLWNIPMPVILLAVITGLAYFFLEHTTMGRKMYMIGSNPEAARLYGIPINAYRTLAYVISALLATIGGIVLASRIGTGQISAGAPLLMDAVAAAFIGYALFGGKRASVIGTLLGAILIGTLLNGLTMMNVPYYAQDIVKGVILVVALAFSFIRKR, from the coding sequence ATGCAGCAAGTTAGCAGCAGGGCAGTGAAAACAGCCGGGTTTTCTTTACCCTACTTTTTTTCCCGGTACGGCGCCCTTTTGACGATTGCCGTCGTTGTCCTGATCTTCTCGATCATCAACGATAACTTTTTTTCCTACCGCAATTTGAGTGACATTTTACGTTCCGTATCCATTACCGCCTTTTTGGCGCTCGGCGTAACGGTTAGCCTGGTGGTGGACGGGTTGGACTTGTCTGTCGGCTCCACCACCAGCTTGGCGACGATCGCGGCAGCTTCCGCATTGGTCATCCACAGGCAGGAGCTGCTCGTCACGCTGCTGGTTCCGCTGCTGTTGGGGATTTTGATCGGCTTGCTCAACGCCTTTTTGATCATCAAGATCAAGCTGCCTGATTTGCTGGCGACGCTGGCGGTGATGTACATCGTCAACGGCATCCAGTTGACGTATACGAAAGGGTATTCCATATACGAAGGGATGCCGGATGTGATTGGAGTTGGCGAAGTGTCGGGCCGTTTCATCCCATCCTTTTTGTTTATCGGCCAGGGGGATCTGTGGAATATTCCGATGCCCGTCATCTTGTTGGCTGTCATTACCGGTCTCGCCTATTTCTTCCTGGAACATACGACGATGGGCAGAAAAATGTACATGATCGGCAGCAACCCCGAAGCCGCCCGCTTGTACGGAATCCCGATCAACGCCTACCGGACACTGGCTTACGTGATCAGTGCCTTGTTAGCTACGATTGGCGGGATCGTCCTGGCCAGCCGGATCGGCACCGGACAGATTTCCGCCGGCGCTCCCTTGTTGATGGATGCCGTCGCCGCCGCCTTTATCGGCTACGCCTTGTTTGGCGGGAAACGGGCCAGCGTCATCGGCACGCTGTTGGGGGCGATCCTGATTGGTACCCTGCTAAACGGATTGACCATGATGAATGTACCGTATTATGCGCAGGACATCGTCAAAGGGGTCATTCTTGTGGTTGCGCTTGCCTTCTCGTTTATCCGCAAACGATAA
- a CDS encoding aldo/keto reductase family protein yields MKYRRLGNSGLKVSEVSLGSWLTYGGYVGREKAISTIDKAYELGINFFDTANIYMRGEAEKVVGDALRKYPRESYVLATKVWGPMGDGPNDRGLSRKHIMEQCEASLRRLGVEYIDLYYCHAFDYDTPMDETLRAMDDLVRQGKVLYIGLSNWTAAQIAEAVAIADKYLLHRIVANQPLYNMFAREIEKETIPLCERHGIGQVVYSPLAQGVLTGKYKTVNDAPAGSRATDSHGKETVKSWLKEENLRKVERLRPIAEELGLSLAQLALAWTLRQANVASAIIGASTPEQVADNVQACGVTIPDELLARIDTILE; encoded by the coding sequence ATGAAATACCGTCGACTCGGAAACTCCGGATTAAAAGTTAGCGAAGTGAGCCTGGGAAGCTGGCTTACATACGGAGGCTACGTTGGCCGGGAGAAGGCGATTTCCACCATCGACAAGGCGTATGAACTGGGAATCAACTTCTTTGATACGGCCAACATCTACATGCGGGGGGAAGCGGAAAAGGTCGTCGGCGACGCTTTACGCAAATATCCCCGTGAATCGTACGTGTTGGCGACGAAGGTCTGGGGGCCGATGGGAGATGGTCCCAACGACCGCGGGTTGTCGCGCAAGCACATCATGGAACAATGCGAAGCCAGTTTGCGGCGGCTGGGAGTCGAGTATATCGACTTGTACTACTGCCATGCCTTCGACTATGACACACCGATGGACGAAACGCTGCGGGCCATGGACGATCTCGTCCGGCAGGGCAAAGTGCTGTACATCGGCCTGAGCAACTGGACAGCGGCGCAAATAGCGGAAGCGGTGGCGATCGCGGACAAATACTTGCTGCACCGGATTGTGGCCAATCAGCCGCTGTACAACATGTTCGCCAGAGAGATTGAAAAGGAAACCATCCCCTTGTGCGAGCGTCACGGCATCGGCCAAGTGGTCTATTCGCCGCTCGCGCAGGGGGTGCTCACGGGCAAATACAAAACCGTCAACGATGCGCCTGCGGGCAGCCGGGCTACCGACAGCCACGGCAAGGAGACCGTGAAGTCGTGGCTGAAAGAGGAGAATTTGCGCAAAGTGGAGCGCTTGCGCCCGATTGCCGAGGAACTGGGACTCTCGCTCGCACAGTTGGCACTGGCCTGGACGCTGCGGCAGGCGAACGTTGCCAGTGCGATCATTGGCGCGAGCACGCCCGAACAGGTGGCAGACAATGTGCAGGCGTGCGGCGTGACGATTCCCGATGAGCTGCTGGCGCGGATCGACACGATTCTCGAGTGA
- the mtnK gene encoding S-methyl-5-thioribose kinase encodes MSALSSLEGTQHALFTPEEIVEYAKKQGYFREDEDVAAKEIGDGNINYVFRLTGANRSLIFKQAVPYARVVGESMPLPLDRVRIEAKVLEQYAKIAPEFVPHVYGLDEARALVVMEDLSHLQVGRTALISGTESARFAEDVGVFIAKTIFYTSDFYLDPAVKKERIAELSNPGMRQLTEELVLSHPFAFHETNVFEDELRNDVLWLSRDERLRLEVAKLKHTFMTKADALIHSDLHTGSIFIGEHETKIFDPEFAFFGPFGFDLGQFIANLFLNGLGTPDYLHKRFRNALETWYAFTDTFSRLWRDESVEPYTKVDGYLSYLLRNIFSDALGYAGCELIRRSIGIAQIQDLNYESDKQKRIPRRKAAVELGKYLILERHNIRSLEELENWFQQLKLA; translated from the coding sequence GTGAGTGCACTGAGCAGCCTAGAAGGTACACAACATGCCCTTTTTACTCCGGAAGAGATTGTGGAATACGCGAAAAAACAGGGTTACTTTCGGGAAGATGAGGATGTTGCGGCGAAAGAAATAGGAGACGGCAACATTAATTACGTCTTCCGGCTGACGGGAGCAAACCGTTCCCTGATTTTCAAACAGGCTGTTCCCTACGCGAGGGTAGTAGGAGAGTCGATGCCGCTGCCCCTTGATCGGGTAAGGATCGAAGCAAAAGTGTTGGAGCAATATGCGAAAATCGCGCCAGAATTTGTCCCGCACGTCTATGGCTTGGACGAAGCGCGGGCGCTGGTCGTGATGGAAGACTTGTCCCATTTGCAGGTGGGGCGCACGGCATTGATCAGCGGCACGGAATCGGCCAGGTTCGCGGAAGATGTTGGTGTCTTCATCGCCAAGACGATTTTTTACACCTCCGATTTTTACCTCGATCCCGCTGTGAAAAAAGAACGTATCGCGGAGCTGAGCAATCCAGGCATGCGGCAGCTGACGGAAGAGCTCGTCTTGTCTCACCCGTTTGCTTTTCATGAGACCAATGTCTTTGAGGATGAACTGCGCAACGATGTATTGTGGTTGAGCCGCGATGAGCGGCTGCGACTGGAAGTGGCGAAGCTGAAGCATACCTTCATGACCAAGGCGGATGCACTCATTCATAGCGATTTGCACACGGGAAGTATCTTCATCGGCGAGCATGAAACGAAAATTTTTGATCCGGAATTCGCGTTTTTTGGACCGTTCGGATTCGACCTGGGGCAATTTATCGCCAACCTGTTCCTCAATGGTTTGGGCACTCCCGATTATCTGCACAAGCGGTTCCGCAATGCTTTGGAGACGTGGTACGCCTTTACCGACACCTTCTCCCGGCTGTGGCGGGATGAGTCGGTTGAACCCTACACCAAAGTGGACGGCTATCTCTCCTATTTGCTGCGGAACATTTTCAGCGATGCGCTGGGGTATGCCGGCTGCGAACTGATTCGCCGTTCCATCGGCATCGCCCAGATTCAAGATTTGAACTATGAGAGCGACAAGCAAAAACGCATCCCGAGACGAAAAGCGGCGGTCGAGCTGGGGAAATATCTCATTCTCGAACGGCACAACATTCGCTCGTTGGAAGAGCTGGAGAACTGGTTCCAACAACTGAAGCTCGCGTAG
- a CDS encoding sugar ABC transporter ATP-binding protein codes for MSLKLSGIEHSFGSNRVLKGVDFTIHSGEVHALLGMNGAGKSTVLQIIAGIHVPDQGEITVDDKPVSFTSPVDAMRAGITYLTQEVDRGLFPALTIHENFMVSLWNQEGQKFYNKKENRRRVASVFAQYGIDLDVDKLIRDCSLYEKQIVSLIRAISYNSKYILLDEPTAALDHREVAKLHQIIEKLKQEGIGFVLISHRLKEVFQIAERITVLRDGKVTLAKQVAETTIEEVVHAMTGDAELATQRKARDFRRQEVAFAVEQVRVAEHAAPLSCQVRAGEIVVVFGLLGSGKTHFAETLFGVHGQYEPVINGTKRKIKSPQQAVKSGIAFIPEERGKQGIWKQYDIRSHLSLSFKGLIAKQKELAYSHQLIDLFAIQPQAPGYEVGSLSGGNQQKVAIAKWFGNKPRLLIFDEPMKGIDVAAKETIFQRIESFAEEGASVLYFTAEPDEALRIADRILVFSQGEIIAEVDPAQVGLEQLLDLAERGRKNAAS; via the coding sequence ATGAGCTTGAAGTTAAGCGGCATTGAGCATTCGTTTGGCAGCAATCGAGTGTTGAAGGGAGTTGATTTTACCATCCATTCGGGAGAAGTGCACGCTTTGTTGGGAATGAACGGTGCGGGTAAGAGCACCGTTCTGCAAATCATTGCCGGTATCCACGTTCCCGATCAGGGCGAGATAACCGTGGACGACAAGCCCGTCAGCTTCACTTCTCCCGTCGATGCGATGCGCGCGGGAATTACCTATCTGACCCAGGAGGTGGATCGGGGTCTCTTCCCCGCTCTCACCATTCACGAGAATTTTATGGTTTCCTTATGGAATCAGGAAGGGCAGAAGTTTTACAACAAAAAAGAAAATCGGCGGCGCGTAGCCAGCGTGTTTGCGCAGTATGGCATCGATTTGGACGTAGACAAACTGATTCGCGATTGTTCGCTCTATGAAAAGCAAATCGTCTCCCTGATTCGCGCGATTTCCTACAACAGCAAGTACATCTTGTTGGATGAACCCACGGCAGCCCTCGATCACCGGGAAGTGGCCAAACTGCACCAGATTATCGAAAAGCTGAAGCAGGAGGGTATCGGCTTTGTGCTGATTTCCCACCGCTTGAAAGAAGTGTTTCAGATTGCCGAGCGCATTACCGTGCTGCGTGACGGGAAGGTAACCCTGGCGAAACAGGTGGCGGAAACCACGATCGAGGAAGTCGTTCACGCGATGACAGGCGACGCAGAGTTGGCCACGCAGCGGAAAGCGCGGGACTTCAGGCGCCAGGAGGTCGCGTTCGCGGTCGAACAAGTAAGGGTGGCGGAGCACGCCGCTCCGCTCTCCTGCCAGGTGAGGGCGGGGGAAATCGTGGTTGTGTTCGGGCTGTTGGGCAGTGGAAAAACACACTTCGCGGAAACCTTGTTCGGCGTTCACGGCCAGTACGAGCCTGTGATCAATGGGACCAAGCGCAAAATCAAAAGCCCGCAGCAGGCCGTCAAAAGCGGCATTGCCTTTATCCCGGAAGAGCGGGGAAAACAAGGAATTTGGAAACAGTACGACATTCGCTCCCATCTGTCCCTTTCTTTTAAAGGCTTGATCGCCAAACAGAAGGAGCTGGCGTACAGTCACCAGCTGATTGACCTGTTTGCCATCCAGCCGCAAGCGCCGGGTTATGAGGTGGGCTCGTTAAGCGGGGGGAATCAGCAAAAGGTGGCCATTGCCAAGTGGTTCGGCAACAAGCCGAGATTGCTGATTTTTGATGAGCCGATGAAGGGAATTGACGTGGCAGCCAAGGAAACCATTTTTCAAAGGATTGAATCCTTTGCCGAAGAGGGAGCTTCGGTCTTGTATTTTACCGCGGAACCGGATGAGGCCCTGCGGATCGCGGACCGGATCCTGGTTTTTTCGCAGGGGGAGATTATCGCGGAAGTAGATCCGGCTCAGGTCGGTTTGGAACAACTACTTGACTTGGCAGAGAGGGGGAGAAAGAATGCAGCAAGTTAG
- a CDS encoding Lrp/AsnC family transcriptional regulator has protein sequence MSLTKRRLQFLQKLIDLYQKTHLPIHYEALADSIGVSKWTAYDMLKEIEKLGFVSRRYEVNTKETGRSQVMFVPTSKAKELLAPRGSGTFDRAEWERTLEKVARLRQDVTNVGINEALRKMIDEISNVNKHLPFCAYVIDLLVLYLKKCGGKTESLIRHIVQKAPSKESGMMMFIGTVLGTAMQTLNDDLRQELTELVSRLVASIAALSGAEKEMLSDFWQEAY, from the coding sequence GTGTCGCTCACGAAACGGCGTTTGCAATTTTTACAGAAATTAATCGATCTGTATCAGAAAACCCATCTGCCGATTCACTACGAAGCCTTGGCTGACTCGATCGGCGTCAGCAAATGGACGGCTTACGACATGCTGAAAGAAATTGAAAAGCTGGGATTTGTCTCGCGCCGCTACGAGGTCAATACGAAGGAAACCGGCAGATCGCAGGTGATGTTTGTTCCCACATCCAAAGCCAAAGAACTGCTTGCCCCTCGCGGAAGCGGAACGTTCGATCGGGCGGAATGGGAACGGACGCTGGAGAAGGTTGCGCGATTGCGGCAGGACGTAACCAACGTCGGCATCAACGAAGCGCTGCGGAAAATGATCGATGAGATTTCCAACGTCAACAAGCATCTCCCTTTTTGCGCCTATGTAATCGACTTGTTGGTGCTGTATCTGAAAAAATGCGGCGGCAAAACAGAGAGCTTGATCCGCCACATCGTGCAAAAGGCGCCGAGCAAAGAGTCGGGAATGATGATGTTTATCGGCACGGTACTGGGAACAGCGATGCAAACGTTGAACGATGATCTCAGGCAGGAACTGACGGAACTGGTTTCCCGGCTTGTCGCTTCCATCGCCGCTCTTTCCGGCGCGGAAAAAGAAATGTTGTCCGATTTTTGGCAAGAGGCATATTAA
- a CDS encoding NAD(P)-dependent oxidoreductase: protein MRILVTAPYPAHRLEELRNWFGTVIYQPWIERGTAYSAEELKELIRQTEAEALITELDELTQEVIDSWKPKPRFVAICRATPSTIDLNALKEQDIPIFTAPARNIQAVTEWVIANIIAFYRHVHRSEKWLKEGNWTDWLYPYKAFRGQQLSGKKVGLVGLGAVGQSVAKLLEAFACEISYYDPYVPQERFPHYTVKSLAEIFAESDIVSLHLPSIPQTKRMITRELLQLLRPDALFVNSSRASVVDNEALIEILENRRILGAVVDVYDHEPPTEQDMRLIRLDNVLATPHIAGSTVEVVHNHAQIINAALYEWHVSKQ from the coding sequence ATGAGAATCCTGGTTACGGCACCTTATCCCGCACATCGGCTGGAAGAGTTGCGAAACTGGTTCGGCACCGTAATCTATCAGCCCTGGATCGAGCGCGGTACCGCTTATTCTGCGGAGGAGTTAAAGGAACTGATCAGGCAAACGGAAGCGGAAGCGCTGATCACGGAGTTGGATGAGCTTACCCAGGAAGTGATCGATAGCTGGAAGCCGAAGCCGCGATTTGTCGCCATCTGCCGGGCCACTCCTTCGACGATCGATTTGAACGCGTTAAAGGAGCAAGACATTCCCATTTTTACGGCGCCGGCGCGAAATATTCAGGCGGTCACGGAATGGGTGATTGCCAACATCATCGCGTTTTACCGGCATGTTCATAGAAGTGAGAAATGGCTAAAAGAAGGCAACTGGACCGATTGGCTCTATCCGTACAAAGCGTTTCGGGGGCAGCAGTTGTCCGGCAAAAAAGTGGGGCTTGTCGGCCTCGGCGCAGTCGGGCAGAGCGTGGCCAAACTATTGGAGGCGTTCGCCTGCGAAATCTCCTACTACGATCCATACGTGCCGCAAGAACGCTTTCCGCACTACACCGTGAAATCGCTGGCGGAGATTTTTGCCGAAAGCGACATCGTTTCGCTGCATCTGCCGTCGATACCGCAAACGAAGCGCATGATTACGCGGGAGCTGCTCCAACTGCTGCGCCCAGACGCGTTGTTTGTCAATTCCTCGCGCGCTTCCGTGGTCGATAACGAGGCGCTGATCGAGATTCTGGAAAATCGCCGGATTTTGGGGGCGGTCGTCGATGTATACGATCACGAGCCGCCAACGGAACAGGATATGCGTTTGATCCGCCTGGACAATGTCCTGGCCACCCCGCATATCGCCGGCTCAACGGTGGAAGTGGTGCACAATCATGCGCAGATCATCAATGCCGCCTTGTACGAATGGCATGTTTCCAAACAATAG
- a CDS encoding sterol desaturase family protein — protein MSKYHEFFSHHLIRFVMGMSLVGVVLTCVYFNGYVTILSLVLGALVFVVSEYLVHRYVLHELPWLAPALHRGHDEHHQHPMELKYLFGPVHYDILLYSAYIPLVWLIFRELSVVVAVVTGTLLYQLYYQWMHYVAHRPIVPLTPWGKWMKRKHLLHHYKDEAAWYGVSNPVMDYLLGTNKERER, from the coding sequence ATGTCCAAGTATCATGAGTTTTTTTCCCATCACCTGATTCGCTTTGTCATGGGAATGAGTCTGGTTGGCGTGGTACTCACCTGCGTTTACTTTAACGGCTATGTCACCATTCTCTCGTTAGTCTTGGGCGCATTGGTATTTGTGGTTTCCGAGTATCTTGTACACCGGTACGTGCTGCATGAGCTTCCCTGGCTCGCGCCCGCGCTGCACCGCGGACATGACGAGCATCATCAGCATCCGATGGAACTGAAGTACTTGTTCGGTCCGGTTCACTACGACATTTTGCTGTACAGCGCTTATATTCCCCTGGTCTGGCTGATCTTTCGCGAGCTGTCCGTCGTGGTCGCTGTCGTCACCGGCACCCTGTTGTATCAACTGTATTACCAATGGATGCACTATGTCGCGCATCGTCCGATCGTCCCGCTGACACCCTGGGGAAAGTGGATGAAAAGGAAACATTTGCTGCATCATTACAAAGACGAAGCGGCGTGGTATGGCGTGTCCAACCCCGTCATGGACTATCTTCTGGGAACAAACAAGGAACGGGAGCGGTAA
- a CDS encoding PhzF family phenazine biosynthesis protein, with amino-acid sequence MREIVVYYVDAFTDIPFGGNPAGVVPDAAGLSEAEMQKIARELNLSETAFCVKSDRPGVDFTVRYFTPATEIDFCGHATVGLSWILATEYGWLTRADRVVLETNVGLVPVEWRKQGEQLEAVVMSQVAPRTREAKVAVEEIAEILGIPVAEIDRQYPLRLGYTGNWHLLVPVKSRQAIDQARPDLARLARLNREDGVSTTHLFTFNGVDAEAQIYTRDFAPAVGVSEDPVTGSANGALAGYLVLEGILDKTKEHLLHIAQGHAVGRPGKLFARIVPQEATPLIQVGGKAVPTIRGALLL; translated from the coding sequence ATGCGTGAGATTGTCGTGTATTATGTCGACGCGTTTACCGACATCCCCTTTGGGGGAAACCCGGCCGGCGTCGTGCCGGATGCAGCGGGCTTGAGTGAAGCGGAGATGCAGAAAATCGCCCGGGAGCTCAATCTGTCGGAGACCGCCTTTTGCGTGAAATCGGACCGCCCGGGAGTCGACTTTACCGTGCGTTATTTCACCCCGGCAACGGAAATCGATTTCTGCGGCCATGCGACGGTGGGGCTATCCTGGATCTTGGCCACGGAGTACGGCTGGTTGACACGCGCCGATCGGGTCGTACTCGAAACGAACGTAGGGTTGGTTCCCGTGGAGTGGCGGAAGCAGGGAGAACAGTTGGAAGCGGTTGTGATGTCGCAGGTGGCTCCCCGAACCAGGGAAGCGAAAGTCGCCGTGGAAGAGATTGCGGAGATTCTGGGAATTCCGGTCGCGGAGATCGACCGCCAATATCCGCTCCGCCTCGGGTATACGGGGAATTGGCATCTGCTGGTGCCGGTGAAATCGCGCCAGGCGATTGACCAAGCCAGGCCGGACTTGGCGCGGCTGGCCCGCCTCAATCGGGAGGATGGCGTCAGCACCACCCATTTGTTCACCTTTAACGGGGTAGATGCAGAAGCCCAGATCTATACACGCGATTTTGCACCGGCGGTCGGGGTTTCCGAAGATCCCGTGACGGGGTCAGCGAATGGCGCGCTCGCCGGCTACCTGGTTCTCGAGGGGATTCTCGACAAGACCAAAGAGCATCTGCTGCACATCGCGCAAGGTCATGCGGTGGGCAGGCCGGGCAAGTTGTTTGCGCGGATCGTGCCGCAAGAAGCGACACCGCTGATCCAGGTTGGCGGCAAAGCCGTCCCCACCATCCGCGGTGCCCTGCTTCTGTAA
- a CDS encoding 2,3-diketo-5-methylthiopentyl-1-phosphate enolase yields MGVIATYRFPTHPDQQRRAEQYALGLTVGSWTDIPHLEREQLQKHKGEVIAVERGEEKDTVKIYYPAANFSPDIPAILTTVYGKLSFFEGYELVDLTFDDALLSHFPGPRWGEQGIRHQLGIFDRPLLMAIFKGVMGRDLAFFSAQLEELLAGGIDLIKDDEILFENELTPFYKRVTTAKEILDRHYQETGRRVLYAVNLSGRTNELQEKAERAAEWGANALLFNVHAYGLDMLQTLRENPNIGLPIVAHSALSGALAGYAGSGYSYSLLVGKLTRLAGGDFSLFPSPYGNVAISLADALAINQALTEENIFAKTFAVPSAGIHPGLVPQLVQDFGVGNLVVNAGGGIFGHPDGPTPGVQAFRAAIEASVQNIPLAEAAKTSLPLQRALQQWGNAAAS; encoded by the coding sequence ATGGGCGTGATTGCCACATACCGCTTTCCAACGCATCCTGACCAGCAGCGGCGGGCGGAACAGTATGCCCTTGGCCTCACAGTCGGCTCGTGGACGGACATTCCCCATCTTGAGCGGGAACAGCTGCAAAAGCATAAAGGCGAAGTGATTGCGGTGGAGCGGGGGGAGGAAAAAGATACGGTCAAAATTTACTACCCCGCCGCCAATTTTTCCCCCGATATCCCCGCGATATTGACCACGGTTTACGGCAAACTCTCTTTTTTTGAGGGGTATGAATTGGTCGATTTGACCTTTGACGATGCGCTCCTCAGCCACTTTCCGGGACCGCGCTGGGGGGAGCAGGGCATCCGGCACCAGCTGGGGATTTTCGACCGCCCCTTGCTGATGGCCATTTTTAAAGGAGTCATGGGACGGGATTTGGCCTTTTTTTCCGCCCAATTGGAAGAGCTGCTGGCCGGCGGCATCGATTTGATCAAAGACGACGAAATTTTGTTTGAAAACGAACTGACCCCTTTTTACAAACGGGTCACGACCGCCAAAGAAATTTTGGATCGCCACTATCAGGAGACGGGGCGGCGTGTTTTATATGCGGTCAATTTGTCGGGCAGAACGAATGAACTGCAGGAGAAAGCGGAGCGGGCGGCGGAATGGGGAGCCAACGCTTTGTTGTTCAACGTTCACGCCTATGGCTTGGATATGCTGCAGACCTTGCGCGAAAACCCGAATATCGGCCTGCCCATCGTGGCCCATTCGGCGCTGTCCGGAGCGCTTGCCGGTTATGCGGGCAGCGGGTATTCCTATTCCCTGCTCGTTGGTAAACTGACCCGCTTGGCCGGTGGAGACTTTTCTCTCTTCCCAAGTCCCTATGGCAATGTGGCGATCTCGTTGGCTGACGCCTTGGCCATTAACCAGGCACTGACGGAAGAAAATATCTTCGCCAAAACGTTCGCTGTGCCGTCCGCCGGTATTCATCCGGGCCTGGTGCCGCAATTGGTGCAGGATTTCGGCGTCGGGAATCTGGTCGTCAACGCGGGCGGCGGCATCTTTGGCCATCCGGATGGCCCCACCCCTGGCGTGCAGGCCTTCCGCGCCGCCATTGAAGCGAGTGTGCAAAACATCCCGCTGGCGGAAGCGGCCAAAACGTCGCTGCCGCTGCAGCGCGCCCTGCAACAATGGGGAAATGCCGCGGCTTCGTAA